A genomic window from Streptomyces mirabilis includes:
- a CDS encoding PAS domain-containing protein, translating to MSSRPSRGAARLAAILDALPDALVLVNANGTVVNANTIALEAFEAPGTALVGRGLLDLLPQFDSRLIPGSMRRPETIDQRGRTKPTRMIARRTDGSEFPVEVTSANLENGQQAYDSYGPTPDELLMLVVRDLSGTVDTEAELARSQRQTEMILRAAAEGVVGTDTEGRVVLVNPAAAQILGYRASDLGGQDLHALILHSRADGEPFAYEESPLADTLRSGRKHRVRGQVLWSKSGDKVPVDLTTAPVRDGDQLVGAVMTFTDRRPYDSLVEERDAEATQHAEEIERIGEEHAAELAELRERHAAELAEVSERHEEELAAGDERYAALGEREKDRYEALTARHDQLLSVLGQSLRGPLDQLRGELSKLAADDAGQLWPEANQVLHHLAAGYSRITTLVDNVLGYQRLDAGAEQIVRTNVMLDAVVAAGVDGAVELIGPGRVQFAVHAPPIEAEVDPQRLAQALAHLIADVAGVDATGNAPVSAGGYMDNTVVVAAAQRGEVVRIEVRGPYSGGDPVHEPIVRGIVRAHGGVLQTHEVPGMSGSAFVLEVPIGDGAGAMALEVPASTGAEIALPEQASHQNGGNQGGGRRRARRSSVDAFLESEVAPAETVTTEGGAAAPTGRRRRRTAAEQEAAEVSVPAQAQGPGDGDGVATGRRRGRPSPVEGADGDPVEGVSEGAVVMAAEHGAGTAAAGTGLGGTVPPQGVPVASPQGVPVPSGRRARRDGEQHALPPALPSAPSAPSAPGTPGAPEAVPAEGVGAQPTGRRRRALAAAAERAAVQEGGARTVFALPPAEADRSPEYVQAEQVQQAQRAQQQLLEQAGDAVGAVAGRGQGDEGRHDGMPHDPADDHTPPQPHPVPAPSGVRARQAPARPDTAAVPAQGAPVPATPAQAVPAQAPAPWPAPNADDTSGAGAPVAPAAPVPPGAPAPAAAARRAQPQPQAQTPAPAPPSRRSSPRSRCRGRVLSRGSPSRCPPRPSRRSTPTRRRGARSACGRSGRACRSAVSRRRTSRGPHRPRPRRRHSRPPRLPRTRPTAPAAAASSALPPSPLPSAPKRRRVRTRRPGRPPRLPGRGCPERPRAPVGRTP from the coding sequence GTGAGCAGCAGGCCATCCCGAGGCGCTGCTCGCCTCGCAGCCATACTGGACGCGCTGCCCGATGCGTTGGTGCTGGTCAACGCCAATGGCACGGTCGTCAACGCCAACACCATCGCCCTGGAGGCCTTCGAGGCCCCGGGTACGGCTCTGGTGGGCCGGGGGCTGCTCGATCTGCTGCCGCAGTTCGACTCGAGGCTGATCCCCGGGTCCATGCGGCGGCCCGAGACGATCGACCAGCGCGGGCGGACCAAGCCGACCAGGATGATCGCGCGGCGGACCGACGGCAGCGAGTTCCCGGTCGAGGTCACCAGCGCGAACCTGGAGAACGGCCAGCAGGCCTACGACAGTTACGGTCCCACCCCTGACGAGCTGCTCATGCTCGTCGTACGCGATCTGTCGGGCACCGTCGACACCGAGGCCGAACTCGCGCGTTCGCAACGACAGACCGAGATGATCCTGCGCGCGGCGGCCGAGGGTGTCGTGGGCACGGACACGGAGGGGCGGGTCGTCCTCGTCAATCCGGCGGCCGCCCAGATACTGGGATATCGGGCCAGTGATCTCGGCGGGCAGGACCTGCACGCCCTCATCCTTCACTCGCGCGCGGACGGCGAGCCCTTCGCGTACGAGGAGTCCCCGCTCGCCGACACCCTGCGCTCCGGGCGCAAGCACCGGGTGCGCGGGCAGGTGCTGTGGTCCAAGTCCGGGGACAAGGTGCCGGTCGACCTGACGACCGCTCCGGTGCGTGACGGGGACCAGCTCGTCGGCGCCGTGATGACCTTCACCGACCGACGGCCGTACGACAGCCTCGTCGAGGAGAGGGACGCCGAGGCCACCCAGCACGCGGAGGAGATCGAGCGGATCGGCGAGGAGCACGCGGCGGAGCTGGCGGAGCTGCGCGAGCGGCACGCCGCCGAGCTCGCCGAGGTGAGCGAGCGCCACGAGGAGGAACTCGCCGCGGGCGACGAGCGGTACGCGGCGCTCGGCGAGCGCGAGAAGGACCGCTACGAGGCACTGACCGCCCGGCACGATCAGCTCCTCTCGGTGCTCGGCCAGTCCCTGCGCGGGCCCCTCGACCAGCTGCGCGGTGAGCTCTCCAAGCTCGCCGCCGACGACGCCGGCCAGCTGTGGCCCGAGGCCAACCAGGTGCTTCACCACCTCGCGGCGGGCTACTCGCGGATCACGACCCTCGTCGACAACGTGCTCGGCTATCAGCGGCTGGACGCGGGGGCCGAGCAGATCGTCCGTACGAACGTGATGCTGGACGCGGTCGTCGCGGCCGGTGTCGACGGGGCCGTCGAACTGATCGGGCCCGGGCGTGTGCAGTTCGCCGTGCACGCGCCGCCCATCGAGGCCGAGGTCGACCCGCAGCGGCTCGCGCAGGCGCTGGCGCACCTCATCGCGGACGTGGCCGGAGTCGACGCGACCGGCAACGCGCCGGTGTCCGCGGGCGGCTACATGGACAACACCGTCGTCGTGGCGGCGGCGCAGCGCGGCGAGGTCGTACGGATCGAGGTGCGCGGGCCCTACAGCGGGGGAGACCCGGTGCACGAGCCGATCGTGCGCGGGATCGTGCGCGCGCACGGCGGCGTGCTGCAGACGCACGAGGTACCGGGAATGAGCGGCAGCGCGTTCGTCCTGGAGGTGCCGATCGGCGACGGGGCCGGAGCGATGGCCCTCGAGGTCCCGGCGTCGACCGGTGCCGAGATCGCCCTCCCCGAGCAGGCCTCGCACCAGAACGGCGGCAACCAGGGCGGTGGCAGGCGGCGGGCCCGGCGGTCCTCCGTGGACGCCTTCCTGGAGAGCGAGGTCGCCCCCGCGGAGACGGTCACGACCGAGGGCGGTGCGGCCGCTCCCACCGGGCGGCGCAGGCGCCGGACGGCCGCGGAGCAGGAGGCCGCCGAGGTGTCCGTGCCCGCGCAGGCCCAGGGCCCCGGTGACGGCGATGGCGTCGCCACCGGGCGCCGTCGTGGGCGGCCGAGCCCGGTCGAGGGCGCGGACGGCGACCCGGTCGAGGGTGTGTCGGAGGGCGCGGTCGTCATGGCGGCCGAGCACGGGGCGGGAACCGCGGCCGCGGGTACGGGACTGGGCGGGACGGTGCCTCCGCAGGGGGTTCCCGTGGCTTCTCCGCAAGGGGTACCCGTGCCGTCCGGGCGGCGGGCACGGCGTGACGGCGAACAGCACGCGCTGCCGCCCGCGTTGCCCTCGGCTCCCAGCGCCCCGAGCGCGCCCGGTACTCCGGGTGCCCCGGAGGCCGTCCCCGCCGAAGGTGTCGGCGCGCAGCCGACCGGGCGGCGTCGGCGGGCGCTGGCCGCGGCGGCCGAGCGGGCAGCCGTGCAGGAAGGGGGAGCCCGGACCGTGTTCGCGCTTCCGCCGGCGGAGGCGGACCGCTCACCCGAGTACGTCCAGGCCGAACAGGTCCAGCAGGCGCAAAGGGCCCAGCAGCAGCTCCTGGAGCAGGCGGGCGACGCCGTCGGTGCCGTCGCCGGTCGTGGCCAGGGGGACGAGGGCCGGCACGACGGGATGCCGCACGACCCGGCCGACGATCACACTCCGCCCCAGCCGCACCCGGTTCCCGCGCCGTCGGGAGTGCGGGCCCGCCAGGCCCCGGCTCGGCCGGACACGGCGGCGGTTCCGGCCCAGGGCGCCCCGGTACCGGCCACCCCGGCACAGGCCGTCCCCGCGCAGGCCCCGGCCCCTTGGCCGGCCCCGAACGCCGACGACACCTCCGGCGCCGGCGCCCCCGTAGCTCCGGCAGCGCCCGTACCGCCCGGTGCCCCCGCCCCGGCGGCCGCCGCCCGCCGGGCCCAGCCGCAACCGCAGGCGCAGACTCCTGCCCCGGCACCCCCCTCCCGCCGGAGCAGCCCGCGCAGCCGGTGCCGCGGCCGGGTGCTCAGCCGCGGGTCGCCCAGCCGCTGCCCGCCGAGGCCGTCGCGCCGATCGACCCCAACTCGACGCAGGGGCGCGCGTTCAGCGTGCGGACGCTCGGGCAGGGCGTGCCGTTCAGCCGTCAGCCGGCGCCGAACCAGCCGGGGGCCGCACCGGCCCAGGCCCAGGCGCAGGCACAGCAGACCGCCACGCCTCCCCCGCACCAGACCAACGGCTCCGGCCGCCGCCGCAAGCTCGGCACTCCCCCCGAGCCCGCTTCCGAGCGCCCCGAAACGACGGCGCGTCCGCACCCGGAGGCCGGGCAGACCGCCACGGCTCCCGGGCCGAGGCTGCCCGGAGCGACCGAGGGCGCCGGTCGGTCGTACGCCATAG
- a CDS encoding response regulator, protein MDDELPPEPLDNPRRLLVWPAPDVTTQQALSDRGYRPVIVNSREEVDAQIAAFPAALFVDPLTGPITRTALQSLRQAAVAAEVPVLVTAGLGQATREAAYGADPAVLLKALAPRDSEQHPPRVLLIEEHAEIALALTSTLERRGMQVARASTDADAVTLASQMRPNLVVMDLMQVRRRRAGIVDWLRANGQLNRTPLVVYTAAVDQAELPRLAAGETVLFLAERSTSVEVQDRIVDLLARIGTN, encoded by the coding sequence GTGGACGACGAGCTGCCCCCGGAGCCGCTGGACAACCCGCGCCGCCTCCTCGTGTGGCCCGCGCCCGACGTGACGACCCAGCAGGCGCTGAGCGACCGCGGCTACCGGCCCGTCATCGTGAACTCGCGCGAGGAGGTGGACGCACAGATCGCCGCGTTCCCGGCCGCGCTGTTCGTGGACCCGCTGACCGGTCCGATCACCCGCACCGCGCTGCAGTCGCTGCGCCAGGCCGCCGTCGCCGCCGAGGTCCCGGTACTGGTGACGGCGGGACTGGGGCAGGCGACGCGGGAGGCGGCGTACGGCGCCGATCCCGCCGTACTCCTGAAGGCGCTCGCGCCGCGGGACTCCGAGCAGCACCCGCCGCGTGTGTTGCTCATCGAGGAGCACGCGGAGATCGCGCTGGCGTTGACCTCGACGCTGGAGCGGCGCGGAATGCAGGTCGCGCGGGCGTCCACGGACGCGGACGCCGTCACGCTGGCCTCTCAGATGCGGCCGAACCTGGTCGTGATGGATCTGATGCAGGTACGGCGTCGGCGCGCCGGGATCGTGGACTGGCTGCGGGCGAACGGGCAGTTGAACCGCACCCCGCTCGTCGTCTACACCGCGGCTGTCGACCAGGCCGAACTGCCGCGCCTCGCCGCGGGTGAGACGGTCCTGTTCCTCGCCGAGCGCTCGACGAGCGTCGAGGTGCAGGACCGGATCGTGGATCTGCTGGCGCGCATCGGCACGAACTGA
- a CDS encoding long-chain fatty acid--CoA ligase, whose amino-acid sequence MSPREDAVLSTMQDVPLLISRILTHGSAIHGTSQVITWTGEGEPQRRSYAEIGDRAAQLAHALREDLGVEDDDRVATLMWNNAEHVEAYFGIPSMGAVLHTLNLRLPAEQLVFIVNHAADRVIIANGSLLPLLAPLLPHLPTVEHVVVSGPGDRSLLEGASVQVHEYDELIAGKPTTYDWPELDERAAAAMCYTSGTTGDPKGVIYSHRSIYLHSMQVNMAQSMGLTDQDTSLVVVPQFHVNAWGLPHATFMTGVNLLMPDRFLQPAPLAEMIESERPTHAAAVPTIWQGLLGELHAEPRDVSSLTQVTIGGSACPPSLMEAFDKLGMRVCHAWGMTETSPLGTIARPPASVVGTDEEFAYRLTQGRFPAGVEARLAGPSGERLPWDGESAGELEVRGPWIAGAYYGGQGAEPVRPADKFSEDGWLKTGDVGTISHDGFLILTDRAKDVIKSGGEWISSVDLENALMSHPAVAEAAVVAVPDDKWGERPLATVVLREGATADFVSLRTFLAEEGKIAKWQLPERWTIIESVPKTSVGKFDKKVLRRQYAEGTLDVTQL is encoded by the coding sequence ATGTCGCCCCGGGAGGACGCCGTGCTGAGCACGATGCAGGACGTACCGCTGCTGATCTCGAGGATCCTGACCCACGGGTCGGCCATCCATGGCACCTCGCAGGTGATCACCTGGACGGGTGAGGGAGAGCCGCAGCGCCGTTCCTACGCCGAGATCGGCGACCGGGCCGCCCAACTCGCGCACGCGCTGCGCGAGGACCTGGGTGTCGAGGACGACGACCGTGTGGCGACGCTGATGTGGAACAACGCCGAGCACGTCGAGGCGTACTTCGGTATCCCCTCCATGGGCGCGGTCCTGCACACGCTCAACCTCCGCCTCCCCGCGGAACAACTCGTCTTCATCGTCAACCACGCCGCCGACCGCGTCATCATCGCCAACGGCTCGCTGCTCCCGCTCCTCGCGCCGCTGCTCCCCCATCTGCCGACGGTCGAGCACGTGGTCGTCTCGGGCCCCGGTGACCGTTCGCTGCTCGAGGGCGCGAGCGTCCAGGTGCACGAGTACGACGAGCTGATCGCAGGCAAGCCGACCACGTACGACTGGCCGGAGCTGGACGAACGTGCCGCCGCGGCCATGTGTTACACCTCCGGCACCACCGGCGACCCCAAGGGCGTCATCTACTCCCACCGTTCGATCTACCTGCACTCCATGCAGGTCAACATGGCCCAGTCGATGGGGCTCACCGACCAGGACACCTCGCTCGTGGTGGTCCCCCAGTTCCACGTCAACGCCTGGGGCCTGCCGCACGCCACGTTCATGACCGGCGTCAACCTCCTCATGCCGGACCGTTTCCTCCAGCCCGCGCCGCTCGCCGAGATGATCGAGTCCGAGCGGCCGACGCACGCCGCGGCCGTCCCCACCATCTGGCAGGGCCTGCTCGGCGAACTGCACGCCGAGCCCCGGGACGTCTCCTCGCTCACCCAGGTCACCATCGGCGGCTCGGCCTGCCCGCCCTCCCTCATGGAGGCCTTCGACAAGCTGGGCATGCGCGTCTGCCACGCCTGGGGCATGACGGAGACCTCCCCGCTGGGCACGATCGCCCGGCCGCCGGCCAGTGTCGTCGGCACGGACGAGGAGTTCGCGTACCGCCTCACCCAGGGCCGCTTCCCGGCCGGCGTGGAGGCCCGACTCGCCGGCCCCAGCGGCGAACGCCTCCCCTGGGACGGCGAGTCCGCGGGCGAGCTGGAGGTGCGCGGCCCCTGGATCGCGGGTGCGTACTACGGCGGCCAGGGCGCCGAACCGGTTCGCCCCGCCGACAAGTTCAGCGAGGACGGCTGGCTCAAGACCGGCGACGTCGGCACGATAAGCCACGACGGCTTCCTGATCCTCACCGACCGTGCCAAGGACGTCATCAAGTCGGGCGGCGAGTGGATCTCCTCCGTCGACCTGGAGAACGCGCTGATGTCCCATCCGGCCGTCGCCGAGGCAGCCGTCGTCGCCGTCCCCGACGACAAGTGGGGAGAGCGCCCCCTCGCCACGGTCGTCCTGAGGGAGGGCGCCACCGCCGACTTCGTGTCGCTGCGCACCTTCCTCGCCGAGGAGGGCAAGATCGCCAAGTGGCAGCTCCCCGAGCGCTGGACGATCATCGAGTCGGTCCCGAAGACGAGCGTCGGCAAATTCGACAAGAAGGTGCTGCGCAGGCAGTACGCGGAGGGCACGCTGGACGTCACCCAGCTCTGA
- a CDS encoding SigE family RNA polymerase sigma factor yields MTSLVCTSGSNGGTRTLPYPSFSSYMKARQPVLLRTARSLTANPSDAEDLLQTALAKTYVAWERIEDHRALDGYVRRALLNTRTSQWRKRKVDEFVCDELPEPEDVPAGDPAEQQALHDAMWRAIMKLPARQRAMVVLRYYEDLSETQTAEVLGVSVGTVKSAVSRALGKLREDPELEPVR; encoded by the coding sequence ATGACCTCACTCGTCTGCACCAGCGGTTCGAACGGCGGGACACGGACCCTTCCGTATCCGTCGTTCTCGTCGTACATGAAGGCCCGCCAGCCGGTGCTGCTGCGTACCGCCCGCTCGCTGACCGCGAACCCGAGCGACGCCGAGGACCTGTTGCAGACCGCGCTGGCCAAGACCTACGTCGCGTGGGAGCGGATCGAGGACCATCGCGCGCTCGACGGCTATGTACGGCGTGCGCTGCTGAACACCCGGACCTCGCAGTGGCGCAAGCGCAAGGTCGACGAGTTCGTGTGCGACGAGCTCCCGGAGCCCGAGGACGTTCCCGCCGGGGACCCGGCCGAGCAGCAGGCGCTGCACGACGCGATGTGGCGCGCGATCATGAAGCTCCCGGCGCGGCAGCGGGCCATGGTCGTTCTGCGGTACTACGAGGACCTGAGCGAGACGCAGACCGCGGAGGTGCTCGGCGTCTCGGTCGGCACGGTCAAGTCGGCGGTGTCACGGGCGTTGGGCAAGCTGCGCGAGGACCCGGAGCTGGAACCCGTGCGCTGA
- a CDS encoding lipid-transfer protein, translating into MSVRTRDRLGGRAAIVGIGATEFSKDSGRSELTLAAEAVRAALDDAGLTPAEVDGMVTFTMDTSPEITVAQAAGIGELSFFSRVHYGGGAACATVQQAALAVATGVAEVVVCYRAFNERSGRRFGAGVQQREPSAEGVALGWALPFGLLTPASWVAMAAQRYLHTYGLTPEAFGHVAVVDRKYAATNPAAYFHGRPITLAEHAASRWIVEPLRLLDCCQETDGGQALVVTSVERARELPHPPAVITAAAQGAGRAQEQMTSFYRDELTGLPEMGVVARQLWRTSGLTPTDIDVGILYDHFTPFVLMQLEEFGFCKPGEAADFVAEERLPLNTHGGQLGEAYLHGMNGVAEAVRQLRGTSVNQIPGAGRTLVTAGTGVPTSGLILGADGG; encoded by the coding sequence GTGAGCGTACGCACGAGGGACCGGCTCGGCGGCCGGGCGGCGATCGTCGGGATCGGGGCCACCGAATTCTCCAAGGACTCCGGGCGCAGCGAGCTGACGCTCGCCGCGGAGGCGGTGCGGGCGGCGCTCGACGACGCGGGACTGACACCGGCCGAGGTGGACGGGATGGTCACGTTCACCATGGACACCAGCCCGGAGATCACCGTCGCCCAGGCGGCCGGGATCGGCGAGCTGTCCTTCTTCTCCCGGGTGCACTACGGAGGCGGCGCGGCCTGCGCGACCGTCCAGCAGGCGGCACTCGCGGTGGCGACCGGGGTGGCCGAGGTCGTCGTCTGCTACCGGGCGTTCAACGAGCGGTCGGGGCGGAGATTCGGAGCGGGGGTGCAGCAGCGGGAGCCGTCGGCCGAGGGCGTCGCGCTGGGCTGGGCCCTGCCGTTCGGGCTGCTCACCCCGGCGTCCTGGGTGGCGATGGCGGCCCAGCGGTATCTGCACACCTACGGACTGACGCCCGAGGCCTTCGGCCACGTCGCCGTGGTGGACCGCAAGTACGCGGCGACGAACCCGGCGGCGTACTTCCACGGCAGACCGATCACCCTCGCCGAACACGCGGCCTCGCGATGGATCGTGGAGCCGCTGCGGCTGCTGGACTGCTGCCAGGAGACGGACGGCGGCCAAGCGCTGGTCGTCACCTCCGTGGAGCGTGCCCGGGAGCTGCCGCATCCGCCCGCGGTGATCACGGCGGCGGCCCAGGGCGCGGGCCGGGCGCAGGAGCAGATGACGAGTTTCTACCGGGACGAGTTGACCGGGCTGCCGGAGATGGGGGTCGTGGCGCGCCAGCTGTGGCGGACCTCGGGGCTGACCCCTACGGACATCGACGTGGGCATCCTGTACGACCACTTCACGCCGTTCGTGCTGATGCAGTTGGAGGAGTTCGGGTTCTGCAAGCCGGGGGAGGCCGCGGACTTCGTTGCCGAGGAGCGGCTGCCGCTGAACACCCACGGGGGGCAACTCGGGGAGGCGTACCTGCACGGGATGAACGGGGTGGCGGAGGCCGTTCGCCAGCTGCGCGGCACGTCCGTGAACCAGATACCGGGCGCCGGTCGCACCCTGGTCACCGCGGGCACGGGGGTCCCCACGTCGGGGTTGATCCTGGGGGCGGACGGGGGATGA
- a CDS encoding MaoC family dehydratase: MRAGDELPPLEIEITRTLIVAGAIASRDYQDVHHDAELARHRGSPDVFMNILTTNGLVGRYITDHFGPDAVLRKVAVRLGAPNYPGDTMVLTGRVEEVEGDTATVRVVGANGIGRHVTGTVTVTLPPGGAS; encoded by the coding sequence GTGCGGGCCGGTGATGAGCTGCCGCCGCTGGAGATCGAGATCACGCGCACGCTGATCGTGGCCGGGGCGATCGCGTCCCGGGACTACCAGGACGTGCACCACGACGCCGAGCTGGCACGGCACAGGGGCTCCCCCGACGTCTTCATGAACATCCTGACCACCAACGGCCTCGTCGGGCGGTACATCACGGACCACTTCGGACCGGACGCCGTCCTCCGCAAGGTGGCCGTACGGCTGGGAGCACCCAACTACCCGGGCGACACGATGGTGTTGACCGGCAGGGTCGAAGAGGTCGAGGGCGACACCGCGACCGTGCGCGTCGTCGGGGCGAACGGCATCGGCAGACATGTGACCGGGACCGTGACGGTCACCCTGCCGCCCGGAGGCGCCTCGTGA
- a CDS encoding bifunctional MaoC family dehydratase N-terminal/OB-fold nucleic acid binding domain-containing protein: MAELEARLKAYEGRAAAVAGVGKDPVNEPMIRHWCEAMGDTNAAYTGPDAVAPPTMLQVWTMGGLSGHEGRSDAYDELLGLLDEAGCTSVVATDCEQEYLRPLRPGDEITFDAVIESVSERKTTKLGTGHFVTTRMDVRANGEPAGTHRFRILKYAPARTRSKAARPRPVVNRDNAGFWEGVGRHQLLIQRCGGCGTLRFPWLPGCGACGSPEWDTVEASGEGTVYSYVVMHHPPFPAFDPPYAVGLIELAEGVRIVSNVIGVPSDKVRIGMPVRLRFERYDEELVLPVFRAGAEGGR, translated from the coding sequence GTGGCCGAGCTGGAGGCGCGGCTCAAGGCGTACGAAGGGCGTGCGGCCGCCGTCGCGGGCGTGGGCAAGGACCCGGTCAACGAGCCGATGATCCGGCACTGGTGCGAGGCGATGGGCGACACCAACGCGGCGTACACGGGTCCGGACGCCGTGGCGCCGCCCACCATGCTCCAGGTATGGACGATGGGCGGCCTGTCCGGGCACGAGGGCCGCTCGGACGCGTACGACGAACTGCTCGGCCTGCTCGACGAGGCCGGCTGCACCTCCGTGGTCGCCACCGACTGCGAGCAGGAGTATCTGCGCCCGCTGCGTCCCGGCGACGAGATCACCTTCGACGCGGTGATCGAGTCGGTCTCCGAGCGCAAGACCACCAAGCTGGGCACCGGGCACTTCGTCACGACACGGATGGACGTACGGGCGAACGGGGAGCCGGCGGGGACGCACCGGTTCCGGATCCTCAAGTACGCCCCCGCGCGCACCAGGTCCAAGGCGGCCCGGCCACGACCGGTCGTCAACCGGGACAACGCCGGGTTCTGGGAGGGCGTCGGCCGGCACCAGCTGCTGATCCAGCGGTGCGGCGGCTGCGGGACGCTGCGGTTTCCCTGGCTGCCGGGCTGCGGCGCGTGCGGCTCCCCGGAGTGGGACACGGTCGAGGCGAGCGGAGAGGGGACGGTCTACTCGTACGTCGTCATGCACCACCCGCCGTTCCCCGCCTTCGACCCTCCGTACGCCGTGGGCCTGATCGAACTGGCCGAGGGTGTCCGGATCGTCAGCAACGTCATCGGGGTGCCGTCCGACAAGGTGCGGATCGGGATGCCCGTGCGGCTCCGGTTCGAGCGGTACGACGAGGAGCTGGTGCTGCCGGTCTTCCGGGCCGGTGCGGAGGGGGGACGCTGA
- a CDS encoding acyl-CoA dehydrogenase family protein: MHLAPTERQQRLRAELRTYFRDLMPDGPPPADDPGRQRALLRRIGADGLLGIGWPVAYGGQGRGADEQFVFFDEAYRAGAPVSMVTLNTVGPTLMKYGSEAQKEYFLPRVLSGDLVFAIGYSEPSAGTDLASLRTRAVREGESWLIDGQKIFTSNAQHADWIWLACRTDPDAPKHRGISIVLVPTDAPGFSWTPIETVGGLTTTATYYDGIRVPSSNLVGEENGGWELITNQLNHERVALAAIGMQAEDFYAAALRAARTPDPVTGRRRVDEPWVRSRLAEVHARLAASRLLNWRLVGDVGAGRLAPGDASGVKVAGTESAVASYRMCQEVVGPQALVRSGSPGVFGDGELERMNRAAQINTFGGGVSEVQREIVATMRLGMARGRR, translated from the coding sequence GTGCACCTCGCCCCCACCGAGCGCCAGCAACGGCTGCGCGCCGAACTGCGTACGTACTTCCGGGACCTGATGCCCGACGGTCCCCCGCCCGCCGACGACCCCGGCAGACAGCGCGCGCTGCTGCGCCGCATCGGCGCCGACGGACTGCTCGGCATCGGCTGGCCCGTCGCGTACGGGGGCCAGGGGCGCGGAGCCGACGAGCAGTTCGTTTTCTTCGACGAGGCGTACCGGGCCGGAGCGCCGGTGTCGATGGTCACGCTGAACACCGTCGGACCGACCCTCATGAAGTACGGGAGCGAGGCGCAGAAGGAGTACTTCCTGCCGCGCGTCCTCAGCGGCGACCTCGTCTTCGCGATCGGGTACTCGGAGCCTTCGGCGGGCACGGACCTGGCCTCGCTGCGCACCCGCGCCGTGCGGGAGGGCGAGTCCTGGCTGATCGACGGGCAGAAGATCTTCACCTCCAACGCCCAGCACGCCGACTGGATCTGGCTCGCCTGCCGCACCGACCCCGACGCGCCCAAGCACCGGGGCATCTCGATCGTCCTCGTGCCCACGGACGCGCCGGGTTTCTCGTGGACACCGATCGAGACGGTGGGCGGGCTGACCACCACGGCCACGTACTACGACGGCATCCGCGTCCCCTCCTCGAACCTCGTCGGCGAGGAGAACGGCGGCTGGGAGCTCATCACCAACCAGCTCAACCACGAGCGGGTCGCCCTCGCCGCGATCGGCATGCAGGCCGAGGACTTCTACGCGGCCGCGCTGCGCGCGGCACGCACCCCCGATCCGGTGACGGGGCGGCGGCGGGTTGACGAGCCCTGGGTGCGTTCTCGGCTGGCCGAAGTGCATGCCCGGCTGGCGGCATCGCGCCTGCTCAACTGGCGTTTGGTGGGGGATGTCGGGGCCGGCCGACTGGCCCCGGGCGACGCGAGCGGCGTGAAGGTCGCGGGAACGGAATCGGCGGTCGCTTCGTACCGAATGTGTCAGGAAGTCGTGGGTCCGCAGGCGCTGGTGCGCTCCGGTTCGCCGGGTGTGTTCGGGGACGGCGAGCTGGAGCGGATGAACAGGGCGGCGCAGATCAACACGTTCGGGGGCGGGGTGAGCGAGGTGCAGCGGGAGATCGTGGCGACCATGCGGCTCGGGATGGCGAGGGGGCGGCGGTGA
- a CDS encoding bifunctional DNA primase/polymerase, translating to MATIDRQATTLALAHALSAAERGLAVIPLSRTKLPALRSPHRDDPDPDPTSPPCHGACGRFGHGVYDASTDPRRIRALFAAAPWATGYGIACGLDPHRLIGIDLDTKSGTDSSAALRELALRHLFTIPETVVVLTPSGGRHLWLTGPPDVVVPNSASRLAPGIDIRGAGGYLVGPGSRTEHGVYGTAPGTAQLAPAPCPRELLRLLTPPPRTHHRAPPATGQHGQGLVQFVLAAHEGQRNTRLFWAACRAYENGIGAELTTALVEAAVRTGLTEREARSTIASASRMTFPRPGPPENGTTPRTARP from the coding sequence ATGGCCACCATCGACCGGCAGGCCACGACCCTGGCCCTGGCCCACGCCCTGTCCGCCGCCGAACGCGGCCTCGCGGTGATCCCGCTGTCCCGCACGAAGCTCCCGGCCCTGCGCTCCCCCCACCGCGACGACCCCGATCCCGACCCGACGTCCCCTCCCTGCCACGGCGCATGCGGCCGCTTCGGACACGGCGTGTACGACGCCTCCACCGACCCCCGCCGCATCCGCGCGCTCTTCGCCGCCGCTCCCTGGGCGACCGGCTACGGCATCGCCTGCGGCCTCGACCCGCACCGCCTCATCGGCATCGACCTCGACACCAAATCCGGTACGGACTCCTCGGCCGCCCTGCGCGAACTGGCCCTGCGCCACCTGTTCACGATCCCGGAGACGGTGGTCGTGCTGACCCCGAGCGGCGGCCGCCACCTCTGGCTGACCGGACCGCCCGACGTGGTCGTCCCCAACTCGGCGAGCCGACTGGCCCCGGGCATCGACATCCGCGGCGCCGGCGGCTACCTGGTCGGCCCCGGCTCCCGCACCGAGCACGGCGTGTACGGAACGGCCCCGGGCACCGCCCAGTTGGCGCCGGCGCCCTGTCCGCGCGAACTCCTGCGCCTGCTCACGCCCCCGCCCCGCACACACCACCGCGCGCCCCCTGCGACCGGCCAACACGGCCAGGGGCTGGTCCAGTTCGTGCTCGCCGCCCACGAGGGCCAGCGCAACACCCGCCTCTTCTGGGCCGCCTGCCGCGCCTACGAGAACGGCATCGGCGCGGAGCTGACCACCGCACTCGTCGAGGCCGCCGTCCGCACCGGTCTCACCGAACGCGAGGCCCGCTCGACGATCGCCTCGGCGTCCCGGATGACGTTCCCACGCCCCGGACCACCGGAAAACGGCACGACACCACGAACCGCCCGTCCCTAG